One region of Quercus lobata isolate SW786 chromosome 2, ValleyOak3.0 Primary Assembly, whole genome shotgun sequence genomic DNA includes:
- the LOC115975938 gene encoding transcription factor MYB114-like isoform X1, protein MEGSFGVRKGAWTEEEDILLKQCIQKYGEGKWHLVPVSAGLNRCRKSCRLRWLNYLKPNIKRGNFAADEVDLMLRLHKLLGNRWSLIAGRLPGRTANDVKNYWNTHLLKKGSSHITKLKEKPQDMVKVNVIKPQPRTFSKNLTWLSGKPAIVGSFKKKEDIRDISQTPMQSESRINWWESLPNCGELDERATCTQCGRLNEVPRETFWAEGIVPEAKVVGDTLDEDVLNYWGDLSLDMDLWEVLKAE, encoded by the exons ATGGAGGGCTCTTTTGGTGTGAGAAAAGGTGCATGGACTGAGGAGGAAGATATTCTACTTAAGCAGTGCATTCAGAAGTACGGTGAAGGAAAATGGCACCTGGTTCCTGTCAGTGCAG GCTTAAATAGATGTAGGAAAAGCTGCAGACTGAGGTGGTTGAACTACCTGAAGCCAAATATCAAGAGAGGAAACTTCGCCGCAGACGAAGTTGATCTTATGCTCAGGCTCCATAAGCTGCTAGGTAACAG ATGGTCACTTATTGCAGGTAGACTTCCGGGAAGAACAGCTAATGATGTGAAAAACTATTGGAACACACACCTCCTCAAAAAGGGAAGTTCACACATCACCAAGCTGAAAGAAAAGCCCCAAGATATGGTGAAAGTGAACGTAATAAAGCCACAACCTAGGACCTTCTCCAAAAACTTAACTTGGTTAAGTGGGAAACCTGCAATTGTAggaagctttaaaaaaaaagaagatatcaGAGACATATCTCAAACACCAATGCAATCGGAGAGTAGGATTAACTGGTGGGAAAGCTTGCCAAATTGCGGGGAACTTGATGAGAGAGCAACATGTACGCAATGTGGCAGGTTGAATGAAGTGCCCAGAGAAACCTTTTGGGCGGAGGGAATAGTACCAGAGGCAAAAGTTGTGGGGGACACTCTAGATGAGGATGTCCTCAATTATTGGGGTGACTTATCTCTTGATATGGACCTTTGGGAGGTTCTCAAAGCAGAATAG
- the LOC115975938 gene encoding transcription factor MYB114-like isoform X2 produces MEGSFGVRKGAWTEEEDILLKQCIQKYGEGKWHLVPVSAGLNRCRKSCRLRWLNYLKPNIKRGNFAADEVDLMLRLHKLLDGHLLQVDFREEQLMM; encoded by the exons ATGGAGGGCTCTTTTGGTGTGAGAAAAGGTGCATGGACTGAGGAGGAAGATATTCTACTTAAGCAGTGCATTCAGAAGTACGGTGAAGGAAAATGGCACCTGGTTCCTGTCAGTGCAG GCTTAAATAGATGTAGGAAAAGCTGCAGACTGAGGTGGTTGAACTACCTGAAGCCAAATATCAAGAGAGGAAACTTCGCCGCAGACGAAGTTGATCTTATGCTCAGGCTCCATAAGCTGCTAG ATGGTCACTTATTGCAGGTAGACTTCCGGGAAGAACAGCTAATGATGTGA